The Sminthopsis crassicaudata isolate SCR6 chromosome 5, ASM4859323v1, whole genome shotgun sequence genome contains the following window.
ATAGCTCTTTGAACTTTCCCACTCTTCTCACTTATACACACTTGTCCCCCTCAATCCTATTTCTCACTAGTGTAAAACAGCAAAGAAACCTTTTTGGATGGAAGATTCTTTTCTAAAGGATTTTAGAAGCTGGGAAGGAGTCCCAGACAAATAGTCGCCTGTCCCCAGCTAACTCTCCTCTTTTCTAGTCTGAATGGAAGTTCCCCTTCCACTTAACCGAAATCTGACTCTATCCTTATCCTGGGGagtgaaaataaaagaagatataaaGCAGGGAAAAGGACATCACTTCTACCCTTACAACCCTGCACCCTTTCCTCTCACATCCCTCACAGCTCCATACTCAGTCTCCAATCTTATCTAGGCCTAAAGAAAGAGTACCTCTATAATACATAGAGAGTTTCAGCAGTTTGGGTGTTTTTGCCTCAACAAACCACCCGATTATTGGGTAGGGAAGATGGTTGGAGGGAGGGGAATGCTGATTCTGGAGCTAGTCTGAGCTAACTTGGAAGAAGACAGAAAACTAGAGTAAGGGGAGGGTTGCAAAGGAAGAACTCTTCTCTGGGCCTCCTCTTCTTGGTTTTTccgttttctctttttctctgtttataaATGGCCAGACACATAGGTTTACATTTGGTAAATTTCAAACAGATTTTGCCTGCTGGCCCAGGCTTCGGAGTAAATTTCTCCTTCAAGGAAGAGGTCTCGTGGAAGTGATTAGAAGAGGAAGagccccttccttctcccacttCTCACCCCCACCCCGTATTTACAGTCTcgtcctttcctttctcctgccACTCCCCGGAAAAGCCCGCCGGAGGGATAAAAGCCCTATCCATTTGTGGGTTAAGTTTTCTTCGCCCTCTCTTGCCGCTCTGGACTTCGCTTTTAGTTTTCAATTTAGGTCGACTGTGTGTGTGCTTGCACCATCACTCCCCTTTCCCCACAGGACAGGAAGATGAACCCTTTCCTACAGTTTCCACCCCCAACTATCAACCGTTTTTCAAAAGAGCAGCTACAAGAGACAGAGTGGTGGCTCAGCCATTTGACTGagattaaagagaaaggaaaaagggaagggatccTGATACAAGgctggggaaggaagaagggagctgggtgaagaaaggggaggggagttGAGAGAGGCAAAGAAGGGGTGACGGATTCCAAGGGTTTCAAATTTGCCAGATTGACCTCTTAGGGCCCCGTAGTAGAAGTAGGATCGGGAAAGAAACGTCCTTTACCTGAAGAAGGCCTGTCCGAGTATCGGGTGCAGTAAACCCAGGCGGGCCAGAGCATGGGTTGATTGCCGGGGTTGGAGCTGGCTTGGGAGCTGTCCGAGTCCGAGCTCACCGACAGATCGCCGCCGCTCAAGCCCCGAGACTTCAGGGCTCCTTCCAAGGGTCCCCCCGGCTCTCCTCCCTTCTTGCCCCCGCCTCCGTGCAAGGAGAGCGCTTTGGAGCCGCCTTCGCCGTCCCCGGGAGAGCCTCCCCCGCCTCCGGGCAGCTGTCCGCCCGCTCCCGGCGCGGAGCTGGAGCTCCGGTGCTCCCGGTTGGAGAGGAGGAGCCGCTCCGGGCTGCCTCCGCTGCCCCcgccacttcctcctcctcctcctcctccaccgccgccgcctcctcctcctccctctcctcctcctcctgcacttcctcctcctccttcttctcctcctcctcctcctcttcctccccctccgcCGCTGCAGCAGGTCCCGGCTTCCTTTCTTCGGCCGAACTCTGGCCGCAAAATGTTGTCAATGAAAAAGTTAGTAATCCGATGCGGGTGCTGGTGGTTCCCGGGTGCCTGCAACACCACGGGCAATATCAGAGCCCTCCTCCGGCCAGTGTCTCCGTCGCTAGGGCTGCCTCCGCCGGCGCCGCCGCCGCCCgattcctgctgctgctgctgctgctgctgctgctgctgctgctgctgcctctggTCCTCActcgctgccgccgccgccgccgccgccgctgctgctgctgccgccgcttCGCTGTGGCTCTGCTCATTCTCCTCCATGCTGTACACAACAAATCCCAAAATGTTTCTCTccgggttaaaaaaaaaaaaaaaaaaaaaaaaaaagcaatccccctccctccaaaaaatcccaccccctccctttcGCGCATACAGCCCCACGCCCGCCCGCCCGCCTTCCTGCTCCCTCCAGTATCTTCAGTGTAGGTTTTGAAGCCGCCTCTGGCTGCCGTGGCCACTGCGGCGGGTCCTGTTGTGAAAGGAGAGCCTGGCTCCACTCGGAGCGAAAGCCACGTtcacatccacatccagagagttGCTTTGCGGAGGGGGGGAAACACCCACCCTCGGGGACACCGAGAGATTCGGAAGAATCggatgttatttaaaaaaacaacaacaacaacccaacaGGCACCCACAGCACCGTAACAATAGTCGGAGTCGTGATAACAGAGGCGCCGAtaattcttctctcctttccatctctccctcccccttttaaaaaatcctcctttcctctccgtctctctctcttcccctctccccccctcctcgTCCTCCTGCAGCAGCAGCGCTATTCCTGCCGGTCAAGGTTTTAATTCTGGACACCAACGCATCCTTTCCTCCCAAAGGCATTCAGCCTTCCACTTTGCTGCCCACCTCCCGGCTCCCACCCACCCCACCcatccctaccccctcccccttACCCCAGCTCCCGGTGAGAGCGCAGTCTCCTAAAAGGTGAGGATCGGTCAGAGGGAAAGCCACCGCAGCTGCACGCACGCACATGGAGGAGCGCGAGTCAAAATAGCCACAACAAGGTGCAATATTCCTTCTACACGCGGCCCCCCCTGCTCGCGGACAGAGACGAGCGCAAGAAGCATGTGTAGAGTCTGCCGCCGCCTCGCTTTCCCCCCTTTGAGTTCAATATTCCAAGTTGCATGGgcgaggggaagggaaaagggggaggggggcgggtgggtgggtgtgggggGGATGTCTCCCCTGTTCCTCCCTCTCCCTGTTTCTTCCCGTCTCGATCTTTCTCTGGGTGTCCCTTTATCTAGTGTGGGTGTAAATTTGGAAGCCACTTAACTGAACCTGAAATACTTTCACTCTggatttttgttcttatttttaatagaacCCCTCAAGTGACGTTGCAAGCCCGGTATCCTAGACACGTGCCTGCGGCCAATGGCAAAGCCGCCGCGTCCACACGTGACGCCGTGGCAGGCTAGTAAGTGACAGCAGAGAACACGGCAGcagcctccccctttccctcaatGCCCCCCTCCCACTACCCcctctctttcccaatctcctcctcctctccccgccttccctccccctcccttaaaGCTACAGCACCTTCTCCACTCAAGAGTCTATTAAAATGGGGATGGTCGGAAAGCGGCCCCCGAAAGCAAGGATGGACCCCAAGATTGCTGGGCTCTCCAGCCCTTTGGCTTACTTTCCCTTAAGCCTTATTCCGCTTATTCATGGGGGGTAGGATGGGGGAAGCAAGGTTCCATTAGGCATTTCTGTGCACATATGATATAaagatctattttaaaatttccatattgTTTACCGTGGGGGGAGAAATCCCACAATTCCTTGCACAAAAtgcataaataatattaaatgagcTGCGGCGATACAAAGGGACTTTGGTACGGCGGTTTTATTTGATGAAACGGGGTGAAATTATCACTTTTTCCCCCCCTTGCCCTAATCTCGGCTTCTTCCTGCTCTAAAATGCAGGGCAGAAGCGAAGAatctttcccccaccccacctcctCCTCATATATTTATTGTAAGTGTGAGCGTACATATGGACGTTAGAATTCCATCTGGAGTTTTGATTTtcaagaaacatatatatatgaatcaggAGGAGACCGTTGGAGGGCTGTGGGGCACGATTCGACAAATAAAGAAGTAGTTGTGGATGGAAGGTAGGACCGTTCTTTTGGAAAGAGGAAGCGCGCTTTTGACCACTCGTCTCCGCCTCCAGAACAGTCTGAAGAGAAAATTCACAGGAAGGCAACTATCTCTAAAAGTTCAAGGTGGTGGTGGTAGGGGGGGAGggtgttcttttcttcttcatcaaaAATCTGTTGAAGATTCATTAACCCCTTAGCTTGTCTTTCCCAGTGTGGCCGTTCATTTGCTTGAATTTGTCGTAAAATCCTGAAAACTCTTTTGCTGACGGGCCAGGCcaatttagaaaaggaattagaCATTAAATGATACGGAGAGGAGGAAACTCCTATGTAGATTTATATTGTTTTGcgtctccctccttttttctcatttatctttatcCAAACTTTCTTCTCAATTAGTACTATCTGTACCCATTaataatctctttcctttctccatccacTTATTCTCCcgttctcttcctttctcatcccATCTTTAATCCCCTCTTTCGCTTTCTCTCCTATTCCTTCTCtatcctcccttctctccaccgCCAGCCAGCTTTTCTAAGTCCAAAATAGTTCGCCCAGGCAACATACCAAAAAGCACATCAGATGTAGTTACTCGAACTAATACTAATTTGAAAAGATTTGGCTACTCTTGAATTTGTGGTAGTTACAGAAAGAGTCAAAATGGGCTCTGGACTTTTAACAGGAACTACAGATACACTTACCATGTTCTGAGCAAAGACCCGGAAGACCGTGCCAAATCTCTGATGCCAAATAAAAAGATTCCTCTGACACAGGAGTGGACAAGGGCCCGACGAGGCAGGCGGAGGAGCATTGGAGAAACTAGATGTTGTGAGAGCTGAAAGAAAGGGAGGCCGAAGTGCAAAGCTCCCTCTGGGCCTGAGCTAGGACTAGAAGGGGCAGATCGCCCCGAGACTGTAGGGGAAAGAGGTTGGGGGgcgaggggagagagagagaaaatgtaagaCAGCATCACACAGCGAGATTGATTTAGTTCCGCTTTTACCCTTGGCCAACCGCTTTCGTGTGCAAAGGTGTATATCTTGCCAAACTTTgcccttctcctctcttctcttctagcCCCCCACCTCCCGGCCCCGTGCCGGCTCtagtcctccccccccccccctcccgctCTCTGAGTTCCGGAAAGCCAAACAGACTCGAGCTGGGGCCGCTTCGGAGTGGACGAGATGCAACagttccaaaagaaaataaacacgCAGTAGCAAAAGTGCTGAGACAAGGtggctggggtgggggtggggtgggggaaggagaggggagggaggaagaacgCGAAGCAGCTCAGTCCGGGTTCATGGGGCTCACCAACTGCTGGGATGGGGACCGGCTGGTCGGCCCGGTCTGCGGAGCATCGTTTCTGCTGCAGGACAAGAATGGCCTCCCTAGAGAGTATGCAAAGCTTCAGGACCCTGACTGAAAAgttgggaggggagagggaatagTCCCTGGAAGATCCTGCAAAACCCCTTCCCAAGTGTAAGCACACGGATACCCACAAGcgcttcctttcttctcttccaagGGCCCAGACCCAATCCCGTCCCTAGGCCCTAACACTTACTCCTGCTTTTTCCTCACACTACCAGGTGACTCGGGAGATAAAACCTGATACCTATTTTCTGTATATATCACCTTTGATAGTTTGCGCgtggaaagggaaagaatttgagaGGCCGGCCTTTCTTTACggcattttttttttgggaggggaaaTCCCTGCACTCCCCCAGGTAATCCTGATTGCTCATTTGAGTTAGAAAAGATGTAGAAGTACCATAATTGTGTAATCTCGGGAAACCAGCTCAGGTATTGCCGAGTCAAAGGTAGTTTTGCTCCAGCAAGCTACACAAGGTTAATTTCTGCAACTGCCCCCATGAAAAGCGATTAGTGTGTCTCCCaagaaatattttccaattacttggaAGCCTTTTCCCTGAGACTACCCTTACCCCGTAATTAAACGTGTTCAAGGTGTTATAGTTCAAATATTTCCCTTACGGGCGGACCTAAATTATTGGCTGAAGCTTAAACTATCTGGACTCCTTTTAAGCTATACAGTGTGTCATGTTGATAGTGGCTTGTTAGGGGGAGGGGGGTTTCTTTCCTTTTGCTGTGGAAGTAACTAGCTTTATTTAAGGAAGAGAGATAGTCAATGCACGAGTTGTCAGGAATGGAAGGAgtaaagggggagagagagagagagagagagagagagagagagagagagagagagagagagagagagagagagagagagagagagagagagagagagagagagagagagaaattccttAGGTCAAACAAGTGAATACATAATAACTGACATTGGGTGTCGCTTCCAATAGAGAGTGCATCCTCTTAACTTACCTGACCTGGGCCATAGCTCAAGAAAACAGGATGTCTGAGGCTGTCGAAAATATTACTTCTTGAAAACGTAGAGCAAACAAAcaattttataaagcatttgtGACACAGAAAGATGACCCATTAATAGTGGATACTTGGGAGACGATTTCCTCACCTACCATTAGATCTAAAGTCTCTGTCCCCTTTTAACTGACTTCTGCTGCATTTCGAGGTTGCTTTGCTCTTTAGAATGAACCAAAATGTCAGCACTGCTAGGCGATGTATGTGGTTTTGGATTTTTCTAGAagaagatgagattatttatagCGCCATCCATTAAATCTGCATTTCTCTTCATGGCATCAGATATTAccatttttatcataattttcctCTGAGTATAAAACAAGGGACATTCTAATATCAAGATATGTTTTTACTCATGTCAGGGGACTAGGAAACTACACTAAAATACTCATGCACATTGTTGTTTGCTTTGCCTCTCCATTTCTATATTGGAAAAACTGGAATTTTTTAATGGGTAGAAAaatgaagcttttaaaaatgaaatcttaatgattaaaatattgatattcacaaaaagtaaaaaaatgacaCACTGGAGTGGAATTATTGTTCTGCATTTTACTAACATGCTAGTAAATATGGAAGAATGTCTGGCTACAgcgcagcttttttttttttttttttttcataaaaggaggaagaagcaAGACTATTTGTCTGACCACTCTGCTAACCTCATCTCCCACAGCTTATCTGGGGTGATGGTGAAAGTTGGAAGTAATGAAAGCAATTAGAGAAGCCAGGCTCTTGCTGTGGTTGTCAGTCACCCAGTTGGTCTAGATGCCCTGATAATTTGGAGAGCAAAATTATGACAGAAACAATGGCAGTCAGGCCAAGCAGGGTAGTTCCTGGGTTCCCCTGAGCCTAGGAGCCCAGATCTATGTGTACAGCAACTAGAGCCATGAGGAGAAAAGCAATAGAGCTGAGGCAAAAagatatatattctttctctttctgtctctgtctgcctatctCTCTCTCACCAACCTGAACTTGACATTCCCCCActctccaaaaaaattttttatttaggaagaggaagaggaaaagatgtCAGAGGGCCAGAGAAGAGTCTGGGCAGGCAGGTAAGGATAACTGGCACACAACTCCATGCATAAGATTGAATGATTTTCCCCCAACATGCTTCTGAAATCCAGTTGTGGGATTCCTGTCTCCCTCCTAAACCAAAACAAAGAAGAGAGCAGTTCTAGGATAGTACAACAGACTCCAATTTAGAGGAGGGGAATAGTCAAACATCCAAGAAAGGTTTATGAAAGAAACAGTTAAACTCGGCTGAAGCAAGGCTTTAAGGGAGCTCAAATGTTTATTTGTACATACAACACACAAACTATCTTGTTCCCCCTCTGCTAGCTGGACAGTATCTTTTTTAGGGAATCTCTAAAGTGCCTTGTTTGGATTACTTTTAGCTTTGTTTAGCTTTAAGAAGATGGAGAAGGgaaggcaggagagagagagagagagagagagagagagagagagagagagagagagagagagagagagagagagagagagagagagagagagagcatagacagagagagacagaggcaaacaGACTCAcatggagaaacagagacagaaagagatacagagagagaaatttcATATTCCTGTCCTACCTAGAAGTCTAGATGGAGAGTGAGGCACTGAGGAAATACATTAAACAAATGTTCAATGCCTGGAGATGTTTTGAAACATCCTGGGAACTGCCAGCCTGACCTggcttaaggaaaagaaaaacaacttgaaaTTCCTACTTCTATGTTAACCCTCTAGAATTATATGTATTACAGAGGACACAAGGTTGGaggtggaagagaaaaaaaaaactagatgaaAAAATGCACACGTTTTATTTCAGGgttttaaatgaaacaaaactctGGAGGAGAATATCACAATATTAGCAGTGGATTTCACATTTCAAGCCTTCCCCCAGGTTCCTGAACATGTATAATTGACTAGAACTCCATTATTTAACTAGACTGTGGGAACCCTCCCCCCACATACTTCTTCCCCTGCTATAAAACACTGGGATTTGCCCACTAACCATGGACAATTGTCCCATGGGGATCTCTTTAGACTATCAAGGAAAGGCCAAGGGGACAGACATACTTCAAGTCTCACTATCAGCCAGTCTGCACCCCTAAACTCTAATACTTCCTCACTTTTATTTTGTCACCTTAACCCAAAGCATTGCTCTTTTGCACTCCCAACAGGAATTTTGACACCTCTAAAAAGTGAACGTGAATGTAGCTTGGGTGTCCATAGCTTTTCCCCAAGAGCAGAACAGGGGTATGACAGTGAACTCTATTCAATGAATAACTTTTTTACATTATCACGTACATTAACCTTAAGCTTTCAAAACACTTGTACTAAGTTTCTCCATTTTCACTTGCATTCTGTGAACTAGAGAAAATGGTACACTGAGGTTACCTGTGAAATACACATTCCAGTTGTCAAAGGCAATACGGGATCTAGGCTTTTATATTCAAGCTGATTCTTTTGCTGTTGTTCTTTTAAAAAGCCCATGCTTATCAATATGTcaaaacagaggaaaaataaagaaataaacaaaaaaacaaaacaaaacaaaacaaaaatctaatcTGCTCAAAAAAAGTTAGCCAGCTCAAACCTTCCCATCTTTTCCAAATGATTGAACCAACAGTAGCATTTTTTTTGAAGGAGCCTTGGATAAACTCTGCTCCAAattgtgtagcatgatatttatctttccttttcataGTTTTAGGAATAGCACAAGAGCTACAGGTCAAATTCCCCAAATAACCTAATGATCACAGGTGGTTAGTAGAATGTCTGTAGCCCAGGTTAAGTTCAAGTTCCTTCTATTCTATAAAAATCCTGAAATTCTCACAAGTTCCCTTTTGGGTGAAAAGAGAATTCTGTTTAAATTCTAGTAATACCATGGACGGGACTTCCAGAAGTTAAAACAGCTACAGGCTTCAGTCACTTCTAAGAAATAGAGTTTAACACAATCaagctaatttttaaaacttgtttatAGTTAATGTAAatcagaaacttttatttttaaacactGAAGGATATTTAACTCTGCAAATCAAGATTCAAATAGGAGTTACCTACATACATAAATAGTTGATGGCCTATTTTTTGTTACAAACTTATTTATATTAAGTCAAGCCAGAATGTTATAAAACAGAAACTACACTAAGTATCTTTTTCAGATAACAGAAACTAAATTACCATTTAAATGCCAATTCTTCACGataatttaatttcttgtttGGTTAAATTATCAACATCCTTCAGCCAATGAACGTTATGTCATATAAAGAACATCTTCTACaagtaaaattaatatatttctcATGTAAGGATATATCATATAATACAATATGCCTGGATACATAAAACAAGTCTGTAAATGTCTATGTTTGgagt
Protein-coding sequences here:
- the EN2 gene encoding homeobox protein engrailed-2, with translation MEENEQSHSEAAAAAAAAAAAAAAASEDQRQQQQQQQQQQQQQQESGGGGAGGGSPSDGDTGRRRALILPVVLQAPGNHQHPHRITNFFIDNILRPEFGRRKEAGTCCSGGGGGRGGGGGEEGGGGSAGGGGEGGGGGGGGGGGGGGGSGGGSGGSPERLLLSNREHRSSSSAPGAGGQLPGGGGGSPGDGEGGSKALSLHGGGGKKGGEPGGPLEGALKSRGLSGGDLSVSSDSDSSQASSNPGNQPMLWPAWVYCTRYSDRPSSGPRSRKPKKKNPNKEDKRPRTAFTAEQLQRLKAEFQTNRYLTEQRRQSLAQELSLNESQIKIWFQNKRAKIKKATGNKNTLAVHLMAQGLYNHSTTAKDGKSDSE